The Acidobacteriota bacterium genome segment CGAACATCGAGGCCTCCAGCAGAGAGGTGAATCTGGTGAAATTGTTGTTTTGAGCACGTCCTGGAAGGATCTTCTCCACGAGGCGGTGACAACGCTCTTGCAGTCGGTGCCATGGCAAGACTCCAAGTGTCGAGCCGGCTGGATACATCAGACCATCGGCAAGAGTATCCCCGATGAGCGCGCGCGATATATTGAACACCTGCTTTGCAAGGGTGCGACGCACGGCTGGGTTTTCGACCCCTATGATCAATGGAGAGGAGTTGATCAACGAGTTCGCCATCACGATAGATTCCAACTCGGGCGGAGGCTCGCACATGAGGCCAATCTCGAACAGCCTCAGGGCGTCGGCTTCATCGCGAAACAGAATCGTCTCGGGAATACCCATCAAATACCCTGAGTAGCGCCAAACCTTCATAAAGCTTTTTCGCTCATCGTCGTTGTATTCAGCACCCAGGTTTTTCATATGTCGCAGCAACCTGGCTGAAAAAGCGGTAATCGCAAAGCCCAGGTGTGCCGCGCTAAGCGGCACGCCCCAGGAGTCCGTATCCCAGTCCTCCGAGTGCTTCAGCAGGCGTCTGATCTGTGCGTGGACCATCCGGATACGGACAGACAGTTTCCATCCGTCCCCATCCTTTTCCAGGCCGCCCGGCATGAATATCTCGATCAGGTGACGGTTATTCTGTTTCAAGCGTCTGATGCCCTGATCACGCACCCGCCCGGTGATGAAGAACGACTTGCTGATGTTCGTTGAGAATCCTTCTACAAGAACACCTCCTACGAATGCCCCCAGAACCAGTCTCGAATTCCGGTGAAACATGCGGCAGGCTGGGGTCAGGGCCGATAAGTCCAACCAATCGGGTGGGGACTCCATCCTTTCGAAAAAGTCCCTAACCAAGGGCGGGGCTTCCTGCAGAACGCTGGCGTCCCGCTTATCCAGAGCCGCCCTGAAAAATTGCATCGCCTTTTCCTGTCCAAGGGGCGCAAGCTGTTCGATCACCGCGTCGGCTTCGGGGTCTCCGATCATCGTGTGGGCGATGTAATTCGATGCTCTCTTTGGGTCGAGCGCACGAGCCTTTTCATAACGTGTCGAATAGCAGGACGGCATTTGCATCGAATGGGAACCTTCGATTCCGTGACCTTCGCCTCGCAAAGTCAACCTCCCAAGGACTCGTACTGGAGCGTGCGCTCCTTGGCAGACCCGCAGTGCGAAGGCCTCCGAAATACACAGGTCGGGGGCTATGCGGAATTTTCGCCAAGAGTAACTCATAAATTAACCAGACTTGTATGGATTAGGCGTGACAACTTGCGCAGAACTCATGAATTTATGGTGATTTACTTCAGAAAAGGCCAATACCGTCATTGGGGACGGCGCGCTGCCCATCCGCTATGAACAGCGCCAAGTCGCCTGGATAGCCACCCTGTCCTGCTCACGGCTAGCGAGTACGAGTTGCTGGGTATGCTCTCGCTCAACGCGGGACGTGCATTGACCTGCCAATCGCTTCCGTGCCAATTTTCGGGCTAACGCTACACGCCCTCTGCCAAGGTCGCCCTGCGAGTCCTGGTCAGGAACCTCCAGAGCAAACTCGGAGACGACGCCGACCGCTACGGGAGCTTGGAATTGCGGCGGTAGCCAGCGGCTTCCGCCCGACCTTCCGGGACTGGGCGGCTGAGGCGGCCCTGGCGCATGTGGTCCGAAACCGGGTCGAGGCGGACTATGCCGGCTCGGACCTGTTCGAACGCCGGCATGTCCAGATGGGCGACTGGGCGCGTGACCTGGCCCAAGGGTCGCTGGAGGATCCGGAGCCCTTGGAGTTGCGGCCCGTGGATCCAGGGAAGGGCGAGGAGGTGCCCATTGAAGCAGCACTGGTTTGTTGGTGTCGACTGGGGTTCACAGAAGCAGCAGGTGTCCGTGATGGACGCAGGCTGGGAGGTAGTGGGAAAGCGGGCGTTCGAGCATGGGGGCCGTGGGCTGTCGAAGATGGCGGAGTGGCTGTTGTCGGTGGCGGCGGGCGAGGCCGCTACCGACGCCGCTCCAATGGACCCGCCGGCTAGACAATCACTCGTAAATCGCCGGCCCGGCGCGTCACCCGCTCCCGGTCCAGATGTTCCAGCAGAGGGATGGCGTACTTGCGGGTAACGTCGGCCAGTTTCTTGAAGGTAGGGACATCGATGCGGTCTTCCCGTTTCTTGTGCTCCCGCAGCTTCTTCTTGACGTCTTCGATGGAGTCGGCGTGGAAGAACAGGGTTTCGCTCACCTTGACCAGCTTCTTTTGGCGGGTCAGCAGTGCCACCAGCCGCCTGGCCTGTTCCTGCGGCAGGGCGACATCCCGGATGACCTCCTCGATCGAGGGAACCTGTAGACCCGTACTGCGGAAGGCCTGTTCAATGGTGTCCAGAGCCCGAGCCTCATCGGCGCTCAAGCGTACGCCCGAGCCGCGCAGCCGCACCCGATCCCGGTCCAGCTCGACCAGGTCCCGGTCGCACAGGTGGGCCAGCACCGACTTGAACACGCTTTGGGAAACGCCGGCAAACAGGCTGGAATGGAGCTGCTCCCTCGGGAGCCCCGCCGACAGCGCTTGGCGCTGCTGGTAGTCCCGGATGAGCGCCAGGGACTGCCGGCAGAGGCCATCGAAGCATTTTCGATCCATCACTTGCAAGGGGTGTTGGCCCAGCCGGAATACCTGTCCCTCTTGAACCAGTCGGGACAAGAGCTTGCGGACGGTGGTCCTGGAAACAGGCAGTTGAGAAAGGATCCGGTCTTCGTCAATGCCTCGGGCGGCCTCTCTGGCCGTCAGTCGTCCGATCATGGTCGTCGGATCGTCCGAATCCATGGCCTGAAGGAACTGCAGTCTCCGATCCAGATCCCGAGTTCGGCGGCGTGGCGGCGGAAAGATATCCAGGACCACTCCCCCTCCAACGGTAATCATGGGCGAGGTCCGCCGCAGGATGAAGGAATCTCCCACCAGGGCCAGCACCGGCTTCTCCAACTCCAGGTGCGCCAGGCCTGTTTGACCGGGAGCCAGCGTTTTCGGTTTCAGGGGGCGGACTTCGGCCAGCACTTCCGTGGTGCCCAGGTGGAACCTCACCCGGCTGCGATTCCTGAGCGTCACCGGCGAAGATTCCAACAGCGAGAGCCGGCAATCGCAGCGCGAGACAGCCCGGTAACGCCCGCAAACCGAGAGTTGCACACCTCTGTGGACTTCGCCGACCTCCACCCCTTGCAGGTTCAGGGCCGTCCGCTGACCGGCCTCGGCTTGATCGACCTCGCGGGAATAGACCTGGAGGTGCCTCACCCGAGACCGCTTCCCGGTCGGATAGAGTTCTACTTCTCCCTCTTTTCGAATCGTGCCGCTCACCAGCGTCCCGGTGACCACCGTTCCGAATCCCCTGGAGCTGAAGCATCGATCGATCGGCAACCGAAAGGGAAGATCCCGATTGCGGGGGGGCAGTCCGTCACCCATTTCGGTCAGGGCCTGCCTGATGGAATCCAGTCCCTCTTGACTGGATGCGTTGAAGGGAATGACAGGGGCTCCTTCCAGAAAGGAGCCGCGCAGATAGTCCTGCAACTCCAACTGAACCAGATCGACGATCTCCCTCTCGACCAGATCGCACTTGGTGATCACCACCAACCCTCGCGGGATGGACAAGAGCCTGCAGATATCGAAGTGTTCCCGGGTCTGCGGCATGATGGACTCGTTGGCCGCCACCACCAGCAGCACCGCATCGATTCCTCCAACGCCGGCCAGCATATTCTTGACGAAGCGCTCGTGGCCGGGAACGTCCACGAAGCCCACTCTCAACCGGTCGCCGAGCTGCAGGCTGGCAAAACCCAGGTCGATGGTGATCCCCCGCTCCCTTTCCTCTTTGAGGCGGTCAGGATCCACTCCCGTCAGCACCTTGATCAGGGTACTTTTGCCATGATCGATATGGCCGGCCGTCCCCACTACAATGTGCTTCATGGCCCGCTAAAGGTATTTGTGATTTTTTTTACTTGACAGATAAGAAATATAGTTTACACTCAAAACCAATTCAGCTCGGTTTCCAGTGACGCCCATTTAGAAAGCTGTTCTACCCGCGCCGGGCGTGACAAGGGGATCCTCTGGTAGCAGAGATTCCTGAAGGAAAAAGGGCCCCTTTCAGCAACGAAGTCAGTCCATCTATTCGCTGTCCTTTCCGGGACAGCCGACCAGTAATTTTTTTTCACTTCACTGCTTTCAGGCACACCTAGGCTTTCCCCCTCCCGGCAGGTTCGGGAGGGGCGAATCTCTTCTTTCCTACCGCAGGAGCAAATCCACTTTCACCAGCCTCGGCTCCGGATTCGGCTCGCAGTTGACTCAGGTACTCCGCAAACCGCTTGCCCAGATCCTCTCGCTTGAGGGCAAATTCGACGGTCGCCTCCAGAAAACCCAGCTTGTCGCCGGCGTCATACCGTTTCCCCTCAAAACGGAGAGCGTGAATGGCCTGGCTGTCCAGCAGACCGCGCAACCCATGGGTGAGTTGAATCTCTCCGCCCCGGTCGGGAGCCGTCCGTCCCAGAACCTCGAAGATTTCCGGTGTCAGCAGGTAACGGCCGATGATGGCCAGGTTGGAAGGCGCCTGCTCGAAGGAAGGCTTCTCCACCAGGTCGAGCACCTTGAAGACGTCCGACTCGGCGGCTCCCGCCACTGCTTCTTCCTCGATCACACCGTATTGACTGATGGCGGGACCGTGCACCGCCTGCGTGGCCAGCACCGAAGTTCCGTATCGCTCAAAAACCTCCATCATCTGACCGACACATGGCGTGGGGGCGTCGATGATGTCATCGCCCAGCAGCACGGCAAAGGGCTCATCGCCCACCAGGTGCCTGGCGGTCAGCACGGCGTGCCCCAATCCAAGGGCCTGCTTTTGCCGAACAAAGGAGACCGTGGCCAGATTGGAAGGTGCCCGAACCTGCCGCAGCAGATCGCTCTTCCCCCGTTCCTCCAGGGTTCTTTCCAGCTCGTAAGCCACATCGAAATGGTCCTCGATGGCACCCTTCCCCCTGCCGGTCACGATGATCACCTGGTCGATGCCGGAGGCCACGGCTTCCTCGACCACATACTGGATCAGGGGCTTGTCCACCAGAGGTAGCATTTCCTTTGGCTGGGCCTTGGTGGCCGGAAGAAACCGGGTCCCCAGACCAGCCGCCGGAATCACTGCCTTTCGAATTCGCATGGGCTCCCCAGCCTTACTTCAGGTGCAAGACCACCATTTTCTGTTCCGTCATCTCATGGATGGCGTACTTGGGGCCTTCCTTGCCGAATCCACTCTCCTTCAGCCCGCCGTAGGGCATCAGATCGGCTCGCCACTGGGGGCCCCAATTGACATGCAGGTTGCCGGAGTCCACTTCGCGGGCAAACTTCATGGCCCAATCCAGATTCTCGGTGAAGATTCCCGCGGAGAGCCCATAGTGGGTATCGTTGGCGAGCCTGACAGCCTCATCCACCGACGCGCAGGAACTGAGCGCCACCGCCGGACCGAACACCTCCTCGCAGGAAATCCGCATGGCAGGGTCCACGTCCCCGACCAGTGTCGGCGAGTGCAGGGTTCCGTCACGATCTCCCCCGGCCAGGAGCCGGGCTCCGCCTGAAACAGCCTCCTGCACCCAGGACTCCACGCGCTCGGCATCGGACTCCCGGATCATCGGTCCCATGCTGACGCCCTCGCTCAGCGGGTCACCGAAGCTCATGGATTTCACCTTGGGACTCAGGGCCTCGCCGAGCTCTCCATAGACGTCGGACAGCGCCAGAACCCGCTGGGCGCTGATGCAAACCTGACCGGCGTTGCTGTAGCCGGTAGCCAGGATGGCCTGACACACCTTCTCCAGGTCGGCGTCGGGCATGACGATTAGCGGAGCATTGCTGCCCAACTCCATGGTGACCTTTTTCAACCCGGCCGTCTTGCAGATGTCCTCCCCCACGTCCCGGCTGCCGGTGAAGGTGATTTTGCGGACCCGCCGATCTGCGCACAGGGCCCGCCCTATGCGGCCTCCGCCCCCGGTGATGCACTGAACGGCCGGCGGCGGGAATCCGGCTTCGAGCATGATCTCGGTGAGCTTCAGCGCGGACAGCGGAGTGTCGCTGGCAGGCTTGATGATCACGCTGTTTCCGGCGGCCAGAGCGGGACCCACCTTGTGGGCCACCAGGTTCAGCGGAAAATTGAACGGCGTCACCGCCGCGACCACGCCGCAGGGAACCCGCAGGGTGAACCCCAGGCGGTTGCCCGAGCCGGGCGCGCCGCCCAGCGGAATCATCTCACCCGTCACCCGTTTCGCCTCTTCGGCCGAGACCTCCAGGGTCTGGGCGGCCCGCGAGGCCTCCACCCGGGCCTCCCCGATGATCTTGCCTTCCTCCAGGGTAATGGTCCTGGCCAGGTCCTCGCTGCGCTCTTCAACCAAACGCGTAGCCTTGGCCAGCAATTCATACCTCTCGTAGGCGTCCATGCGCCTCATGAGGTCCGCCCCCTGCCGGGCGGTCTCCAGCGCGCTGTCCACGTCCGCCAAACTGGCCCGAGGCACGGTATCGACCACGCTGTCGTCGTAAGGATTTCTCACTTCGATCTTTTCCGATCTTTCGACCCATTGGTCCGCCAAAAACATTTTCATCTCGAACACCTCCCGTCAGGTCACTGGTGGAGGCCATTCTACCTGAAGACGGTGGTTAGTTGTCAGTGGCTAGTGGTCAGTGGTTAGTGGTTAGTGATTTGATCAATGCGTTGAGCATTTTGCCGATCTCGGCGCAATCGCTCAACAGGCGCCTGCTTTTCTCTGGCGTTGTCATCTCCAGCTTTGTTGACAGCATCAGGAAGGTTTCAAGCTCCGCTAACGACCCCCGCGCAACACCAAGCGACTGAATAAACTCCCCGCTTGAGCGGCGTGCCTGCCCCTCCGCAATGTTCGCCGGAATGGAGGCAGCCGACCGTCGCATCTGTGACGTAATGCCAGATCTTTCCGCGGCGGGAAAGTACCGCGTAAGCGCGTAGATCCTTACGGTCAAGTCCATTGATTTCTGCCAGACGATCAAATCCCGATAAGAGTGTACGAATGTCATGATGCATAACTCGCTTTCACAAGTGCCCGCCAACAACAACTATTGAGCAAGCACTGACCACCTACCTGAATCAGGGACGCTTCAGAAAACTAACGTATCAATTGAATAACTAACCACTGACCACTAGCCACTGACAACTAATCACTCGTCCCGCCGTCTCTCCCCAAACCGTCTCCAGTTGGTTTATACTGGCACCCACGTCGGCCCGCCAGGACTCGGGACCGCAACGCAGACCGTCCCCATCGAAGAGGAACCCGGAATGACCACCTCCAGGAACGTCGACATCTACGAAGAAATCACCCGCCTGCGCAATCAGGGCCAACGAGCGGCCCTGGCCACCATCATTCAGATCCGGGGGTCGGTGCCGAGCTTTGAAACCGCCAAGATCCTGGTGCGCGAGGACGGCTCCACCCTGGGAACGGTTGGTGGCGGCTGCGTGGAAAACGACGTCTGGAAGGCTGCCCGCCAGGTGATGCTGGCGGAAAAGCCCAAGCGGCTGCTCTTCGACCTTACCGACACTTCCAACCTGGAGGCCGGACTGATCTGCGGCGGCAAGGTCGAGGTCTTCGTGGAACCCATCCTGGCCACCCCCACGGTCTATATCTTCGGGGCCGGCCACGTCTCCAAGTTCATCTCCAAGGTGGCGGTGCTGGCCGGCTTCAACTCGGTCATCATCGACAATCGTCCCCAGTACGCCAACGCAGAGCGTTTTCCCGAAGCCACTCAGATCTACTCGGAGAGCTTCGAGGCTGCCTTTGAAGCCATCCATCCCAACGAGTTTTCCTACATCGTGATCGTTACCCGCGGCCACCAGGAAGACCAGACCGTCCTGGGTTGGGCGGCCCGCACCCGTGCGCGCTATATCGGCATGATCGGAAGCAAAGTCAAGAAAAGGACGTTGTTTCGGAATCTGCAGGAGGAGGGCGTTTCCCAGGAAGCGCTGGATCGGGTCCAATCCCCCATGGGGGTTGAAATCAACGCCATTCTGCCTGAGGAAATCGCCGTGAGCGTGGTGGCTCAGATGATCGAGTACAGACGCTTCAAACCGGGCAGCCGGTCATCTCGCGCCCCGGCTCGGGCTGCCGTAGTCGGCGCTGCCGGTTGAGCTCGTCCCCCGGCCAACACCGGATTCCATTTACAGGCTGCGCCCATCCACGGTCACGTACCTCCGAACTCCCTCCATCAGCGATTCGAATTCGGCGGGCAGCAGTGATTGAGGTCCGTCGGAGAAGGCCTCCTCCGGCTTGGGGTGAACCTCCACCAGCAGACCGTGCGCGCCCACGGCCACCGCCGCGTTGGAAACCGGAGCAATGAGGTTGCGTTTGCCGGTGCCGTGGCTGGGGTCCACCACCACCGGCAGGTGGGAGAGTTGCTGCAGGGCCGGTACGGCCGAGATGTCGAGCGTGTTGCGGGTGTAGGTCTCGAAGGTGCGGATGCCGCGCTCGCAGAGAATGACCTCGGAATTGCCCTGGGAGACGATATATTCCGCGGACATGAGGAATTCCTTGAGCGTCGACATCATGCCCCGCTTGAGCAGGACGGGCTTTCGGGTCCTGCCCAACCGCTTCAGCAGGGCAAAGTTCTGCATGTTCCTGGCTCCGACCTGGAAGATGTCGGTGTATTCGTTCACCAGGTCGACATTCTCCGTATTGACGACCTCGGTAATAATCCTGAGTCCGGTTCGCTCACGAGCCTCCGCCAGCAGCTTGAGCCCTTCCTCCTCCAGGCCCTGGAAATCGTAGGGAGAGGTGCGTGGCTTGTAGGCCCCGCCTCGAAGAACCTTGGCACCGGCGGCCTTGACACTTTCAGCCGTCTTCATGAGCTGTTCCCGGTACTCGACCGAGCAGGGGCCGGCCATGACCACGAACTCGTCCCCCCCGATGGTGAAACCGTCCATCTGGATAACGGTCCGCTCCTGCTTCAACTCCTTGCCCACCAGCTTGAAGGGCTGCTGGATGGGAATGACCGACTCCACCCCGGGGACCGATTCCATGACCGAGATGACCCGGTCCTTGTCTTTTCCGTCGCCCACGGCGCCGATGACCACTCGTTCCGCACCCTGGATGGGATGGGCTGCATAGCCGAAACTCTTGATCTTGTCGCACACGTAATCCACCTGTTGGCTGGTAGCCTGCCGGATCATGGAAATGATCATGAGACACTCCTTAACCGCAAAAAAGCCCGCCGGGGAGGCGGGCTTGAATTCATTCCAAGGATCATCCTCAGCTCGATTCAATCCGCCCGCCTGCCCCGAAAATACCAGGACAGGCTGCTAAAGGAACCGAAGCTGGAATAAGGCCGATTCAGGCGAGGCGCCGGGCGCTGGACGTTACCACCCAGCCGCGTCGTCAGATTCGATATGAAAGACTGATGCGACACCGTCAATTCTCCAAGCGACTTCACCAACAATGGCCTGCAGAGTCATCATAGTCCATCCGCAGGCATTGTCAACACTAAACGGAATTCCCTGAATGGGATGCGGGGGGTTGGCCGCGTCCTCACGAGCCGCGATCGCAGTCCCTCCCTCCAATCCCGGGAATCCGTGCTACCATTTTTCCTGGCGACCGGAGGCCGTTGTCGGCGGAGTGACAAGAAGGCGGCCGCCGCCGATTCTCCTCTTCCTACCCCTTCGACCCGGAGGTTCGCCCAGCCACCCGCCATGACAGCCAAGGTTATCGACGGCAAGAGGATCGGAAAGGAGATCAGGGAGGAAGTGCGCCTCGACGTGGCGCGCCTGAAAGAACGGGGGGTGGTTCCGGGTCTGGCGGCCGTGCTGGTGGGGAACCATCCGGCCTCCCGCGTTTACGTCAGGAACAAGATCAAGGCCTGCCAGTCGTTGGGCGTCTACAGCGAACTGGTGGCGTTGCCGGAGGAGACCACTACGGCCCGGCTGCTTCAATGCGTCTCCGATCTGAATCGGAAACACTCGATCCACGGCATCCTGGTACAGTTGCCGTTGCCTGGCCGGATAGACGAGCAGGCAGTGCTGTTGGCCGTCGACCCCGCCAAGGACGTGGACGGCCTGCACCCCATGAATGCCGGAGCGCTGGCTCTGGGTCGGGAGGGCTTGCGGCCCTGCACTCCAAGCGGGGTCATGGAGATCCTTCAGCGGGAAGAAGTGCCCCTCCGGGGCGCTCGCGCCGTGGTGATCGGGCGCAGCAATCTGGTGGGCAAACCGTTGGGCCTGCTGTTGTTGCAGCAGCATGCCACCGTCACCTTCTGCCACTCCAGGACCCGGGACCTGGCATCCGTCGCCCGGACCGCGGACATTCTGGTGGCTGCCGTGGGAAGACCGGCCATGGTGACGGCGGATTTCGTCAAGCCCGGGGCCGTGGTCATCGATGTCGGAATCAACCGAGTCGAGGGAGCCGCGCTGGAGAGCCTGCTTGCGGAGGACCCGTCTCTGAAGCCTCGATATGAACGCAACCGCGGCAAGGGAATCCACTCGATCCTGGTGGGGGATGTCCGGTGGTCCGGCGTCTCCGAAGTGGCCTCTGCCGCTACTCCCGTTCCCGGCGGAGTCGGTCCACTGACCATCGCACTCCTTATGAAGAACACGGTTCAGGCCGCCAAACGGCAGCACTTCGCTGATTGAAACGAGCCCGTATCTCCCTCCGGGCGGCTGGCCGGCACAGCGGCGGACCGGGGAATAGAAACTTCAACGGCCCTGAGCTATGCTTAGAGTAGGCTTGACAGGGGGCATTGCCACTGGGAAATCAACGGTCTGCGACTGGCTCGCCGAGCACGGATTCAGGGTGATTGACGCCGATCGTGTCGCCCACGGCCTGATTCGGAAGGGGCAACCCTGCTTCGATCCGGTGGTAGCCGCCTTCGGGGCCCGGATCCTGGATGCGGACGGAGAAATCGACCGCAACAGCCTGGGCCAGGTGGTGTTCAACGACCCTGCCCACCTGCAAGAACTGAATGCTCTGGTTCATCCGAAAGTCATTCGGAGCATTCTGGAGCAACTCGACCGGCTGGAACAATCCAATCCGTTGTCCAGGGCGGTGGTGGACGCCTCGCTCATGATCGAGTCCGGATTTCACAAACAGTTCAAGCACTTGATTGTGGTCAGTTGCAGTGTCGACCAGCAGGTGGAGCGCCTGATGGAGCGGAATCGGCTCTCCCGTGCCCAGGCCCTGCAGCGAATCGGGCTGCAGTGGCCCCTACAGGCCAAGCTGCCGCTGGCTACGGTCGTGATCGACAACTCGGGAACCCTCGAGCAAACCCGGCACCAGGTGGACCGGCTGCTGGAAGAGCTGGAGGCAGAGAAGGCCAATTGCTGAACCGCTTCACCATTCGATCGGGCTGGATTTGCGGGCTCTTCCTTTGCCTGGCCCTGGCGCAGCCGAACCTCCTGGCCCAGGGCAGCAGCCGTGTGGTCAACCTCGAGGCCTTTCCCTCCGTGGATGGCGTGCGACCGGGAGACCCCTTTCAAGTTGCCATTGTTCTGGACATTCAGTCGGGCTATCACATCAACGCCCACGTTCCTTCCCTGGACTACCTGATTGCCACCCGGTTGACTTTCGAGACCTCCGAAGCCGTCCGCATGGCCGAACCCCGATACCCCCGGGCCATTAGCCAGACTTTCGAGTTTGCCCCGGGGCAGCCCCTGGACGTCTACGAGGGCCGGGTCATCATTGCCGCCGCGGGAGAAGTTGTCCAAATCGAAAATGCCGAGTCGATTCCGGTGCGCGGCAAGGTGACGGTCCAGGCCTGCAGCCACAACCAATGCCTGGCTCCGGTCAACCTTCCCTTCTCCATCTCCCTCAAGGTCCTTGAAGCCGGTGTCGCTCCCAACACGATCCACCCGGAACTGTTTCGAGCACCGCGCGCCACCTCCATGGTCTCAGGCTCGGAATCGGCTCCGCCGGGCTCGCTTCAGGAATTCGCCGGCGCCCGGCGAGAGGACACGCTGTCTGCAACCATCGCCCGCCAGGGACTGCTGGTGACCCTGGGGCTGGTGTTTCTGGCGGGACTGGCCCTCAACACCACCCCCTGCGTCTACCCCATCATTCCCATCACCATCGGGTTCTTCAGCAACCAGACCGAGGGACGGCTGAGCCGCACCTTTTTCATGGCCTCTGCCTACGTCCTGGGCATGGCGATCACCTACTCCGCCTTGGGCGTGGCGGCATCCCTGACCCAGGGGATCTTCGGAGCGGCGCTCCAACACCCGCTGGTGCTGCTGGGCCTGGCAGGTCTCATGGTGGCCATGGCGCTCTCCATGTTCGGGCTCTATGAATTTCGCCTGCCGGTCAGCTTCAATCGACTCGTCCCCCAGAGTTCCCAGGGGAACCTGGGAGCGCTGATGATGGGGCTTACCATGGGCATTGTGGCGGCGCCCTGCATCGGTCCGTTCGTGATCGGATTGCTGGTCCACGTCAGCAACAGGGGAGAACCGGTCTATGGATTTTTCATGTTCTTCGTCCTGGCTCTGGGTCTGGGGTTTCCCTACCTGGTTCTGGGAACCTTCTCAGGAGCTCTCAAGAAGCTCCCCCGCTCCGGAAAATGGATGGAGACCGTGCGACGCTTCTTCGGACTGGTTCTGCTGGGAATGGCTCTCTACTTTCTCAACCCGCTGATGGGCCACTACGGCGCCTGGGCGCTGGTGGCGTTCCTGGCGGCTTCGGCAGCCTACTTGATTCTGGTGGAGGCCCGGCGCGCCGCCACCCGGGTCTTTGCCGGGCTGTTGGTCAGTCTGGGAGCAGGGCTGGGGGTGGCGGCAGTGTTGCTTGTTCCGGGTGAACCCAGGGAGGGTATTGTTTGGGCAACCTATTCGGAAGAGGCGTTGGCCCAGGCCCGCCAACAGGGAAAGTCGGTGATGATCGATGCCTACGCCGACTGGTGCCTGCCCTGCAAGGAACTGGACACCTTTACATTCACCGATCCCGCGGTCAGAAGCGCCGCCGAGGGACTGGTCAGGCTCAAGCTCGACCTGACCCTGATCGAATCGGGCTCCGAGGCCGAGCGCGCCCGGGGGCGCTTCGGCATCCTGGGAGTTCCGACGATTCTCTTCCTGGACTCCGCGGGCCGGGAGCGCACCGACCTGCGCCTGGAGGGATTTGAACCGCCGGACCGCTTTCTGACCCGGATTCAACGGATCGAGGCCTCCTCCCAATCCGGCCGGGACAGCCTTTCCTTCCTCCGAGGCGAACCGGAACCTTGCCCGCAATTCTTACCAGGGGGCGCCGAGCACCGTGCGTCACCGCAAGGCATCCCCATGGGACCAACAAGTTGCTGAAAATAAATGGCCTTTCATCATGAATCCAGCGACCTGGTGAGAAAGGCGGGCAAGGGTGTCTCCGCTGGAATCTTGTGCGCCCGAGCGGGGGGCAACTACAATGAGGACTCAAATCGGACAGGGTTACAGTCAGGAGACCGGATGAACCCGTTTACGACCAGGGCCCGAAGAAGCCGCTTTCTTGCGGCCGCGCTATGTCTTCTGCACGGATTCTCCTGGTCCTGTGCTTTCCCGACCACTGACGGACCCGGGGCACCGGGGTCTCGCCAGGTCTCGAGCTTGCCCGATTTCTCACTGACCACCCTGACCGGAGAAACGGTAAGCTCGCAAGACTATGACCAGAAGATCCTGGTGGTGAATTTCTGGGCCACCTGGTGCACGCCCTGCGTTTACGAAATTCCGCACTTGAACGACCTCTACAGGGATTTTGGTTCCAAGGGGGTGGAAATCCTCGGCATCTCCATGGATTCGGGTGACCACGGAGAGGTCCGGCGGTTCATGCGGCGGCACCGCATCAAGTACCCGGTGGTGGTAGGAGCC includes the following:
- a CDS encoding aldehyde dehydrogenase family protein, with product MKMFLADQWVERSEKIEVRNPYDDSVVDTVPRASLADVDSALETARQGADLMRRMDAYERYELLAKATRLVEERSEDLARTITLEEGKIIGEARVEASRAAQTLEVSAEEAKRVTGEMIPLGGAPGSGNRLGFTLRVPCGVVAAVTPFNFPLNLVAHKVGPALAAGNSVIIKPASDTPLSALKLTEIMLEAGFPPPAVQCITGGGGRIGRALCADRRVRKITFTGSRDVGEDICKTAGLKKVTMELGSNAPLIVMPDADLEKVCQAILATGYSNAGQVCISAQRVLALSDVYGELGEALSPKVKSMSFGDPLSEGVSMGPMIRESDAERVESWVQEAVSGGARLLAGGDRDGTLHSPTLVGDVDPAMRISCEEVFGPAVALSSCASVDEAVRLANDTHYGLSAGIFTENLDWAMKFAREVDSGNLHVNWGPQWRADLMPYGGLKESGFGKEGPKYAIHEMTEQKMVVLHLK
- a CDS encoding four helix bundle protein yields the protein MTFVHSYRDLIVWQKSMDLTVRIYALTRYFPAAERSGITSQMRRSAASIPANIAEGQARRSSGEFIQSLGVARGSLAELETFLMLSTKLEMTTPEKSRRLLSDCAEIGKMLNALIKSLTTNH
- a CDS encoding oxygenase MpaB family protein; this translates as MQMPSCYSTRYEKARALDPKRASNYIAHTMIGDPEADAVIEQLAPLGQEKAMQFFRAALDKRDASVLQEAPPLVRDFFERMESPPDWLDLSALTPACRMFHRNSRLVLGAFVGGVLVEGFSTNISKSFFITGRVRDQGIRRLKQNNRHLIEIFMPGGLEKDGDGWKLSVRIRMVHAQIRRLLKHSEDWDTDSWGVPLSAAHLGFAITAFSARLLRHMKNLGAEYNDDERKSFMKVWRYSGYLMGIPETILFRDEADALRLFEIGLMCEPPPELESIVMANSLINSSPLIIGVENPAVRRTLAKQVFNISRALIGDTLADGLMYPAGSTLGVLPWHRLQERCHRLVEKILPGRAQNNNFTRFTSLLEASMFDEAGISFRLPDHVHAEESSKW
- the selB gene encoding selenocysteine-specific translation elongation factor; amino-acid sequence: MKHIVVGTAGHIDHGKSTLIKVLTGVDPDRLKEERERGITIDLGFASLQLGDRLRVGFVDVPGHERFVKNMLAGVGGIDAVLLVVAANESIMPQTREHFDICRLLSIPRGLVVITKCDLVEREIVDLVQLELQDYLRGSFLEGAPVIPFNASSQEGLDSIRQALTEMGDGLPPRNRDLPFRLPIDRCFSSRGFGTVVTGTLVSGTIRKEGEVELYPTGKRSRVRHLQVYSREVDQAEAGQRTALNLQGVEVGEVHRGVQLSVCGRYRAVSRCDCRLSLLESSPVTLRNRSRVRFHLGTTEVLAEVRPLKPKTLAPGQTGLAHLELEKPVLALVGDSFILRRTSPMITVGGGVVLDIFPPPRRRTRDLDRRLQFLQAMDSDDPTTMIGRLTAREAARGIDEDRILSQLPVSRTTVRKLLSRLVQEGQVFRLGQHPLQVMDRKCFDGLCRQSLALIRDYQQRQALSAGLPREQLHSSLFAGVSQSVFKSVLAHLCDRDLVELDRDRVRLRGSGVRLSADEARALDTIEQAFRSTGLQVPSIEEVIRDVALPQEQARRLVALLTRQKKLVKVSETLFFHADSIEDVKKKLREHKKREDRIDVPTFKKLADVTRKYAIPLLEHLDRERVTRRAGDLRVIV
- the galU gene encoding UTP--glucose-1-phosphate uridylyltransferase GalU, with product MRIRKAVIPAAGLGTRFLPATKAQPKEMLPLVDKPLIQYVVEEAVASGIDQVIIVTGRGKGAIEDHFDVAYELERTLEERGKSDLLRQVRAPSNLATVSFVRQKQALGLGHAVLTARHLVGDEPFAVLLGDDIIDAPTPCVGQMMEVFERYGTSVLATQAVHGPAISQYGVIEEEAVAGAAESDVFKVLDLVEKPSFEQAPSNLAIIGRYLLTPEIFEVLGRTAPDRGGEIQLTHGLRGLLDSQAIHALRFEGKRYDAGDKLGFLEATVEFALKREDLGKRFAEYLSQLRAESGAEAGESGFAPAVGKKRFAPPEPAGRGKA